The following proteins are encoded in a genomic region of Magallana gigas chromosome 1, xbMagGiga1.1, whole genome shotgun sequence:
- the LOC105336863 gene encoding uncharacterized protein isoform X3 has translation MVFLLALYISSFGLICPVQGQNLQLSAKFMSGNVIFKWISSNYSSYDVELFRDTKRDAWTRVNDTQYTVKDALMYDNITINVRTPGSATNNKETYNVFKIKTKVGDTVNLSWTASFFPVAGQYNVYHTYSENTTIFSIRSNGVSYGESNQSTKYTYLTRPLTSTNIMFEIRDITLDDAGYYNGGVFAEAAWTGGGVVLIVSNKPSKPKITGDFNVEVNSYITLTCSSQSTSVPDYYSELLTLSYTWLVNETKMGGEIRDTLRLKVTKDLKYNKYMCTAREEDMESDRSDPVQINPLYGPETIKFTPEPILNSNDKLTVREWETIGPFVCTADCNPTCSITWKVKYFEVFSDARFERGTLSKQAVQRGMQLFRCIADRGSNTLKQIIRLDVQYLDDTLLYINDQTKSNIELNEYAPLRISCQVDGNPAPTIRLSRGQADNVLEQKQGTWLNYTIDTAQCTHTDTYKCRGTSTGFNNTDKVININVLCNTRFDRAGSFKSTYGSKSGMDTTINVAVPIIANPPPQLSDFKWDGPVQVSVTSTISTGDVSYKHVIESFIPVKDHTYFGNYTLSCKGQTVTRITINAEDVPQTPSNFTGYSYAIGSVNLTWVSGFNGGPEQFFILSAMEGPNWKVIGNVSDPGEGRLVYFDPEFLSPGQEYLFRIQSCNRINCSLLSADTRVTVKAIPSQSNLANQGGTIGALLAGFVIIVLVAVILALYFLKRKKIEKKRESVKLDDRRQPDVVLYASVDKSDQKRTKNNADVVLNDVIGDKKDNSPAPCCDMYASVDKSLLKKKGKQHDANTNEEHENLYANSEETKPAIKPIRGQKGKRSKVKRGSKGQEQKDTGANGEYGNVESRKVVSAIELSCEQVI, from the exons ATGGTGTTTTTGTTAGCATTGTATATCAGTAGCTTTGGACTTATCTGTCCCGTACAAG GTCAAAACTTACAATTATCAGCTAAATTTATGTCgggaaatgtgatttttaaatgGATTTCCTCTAACTATTCCTCCTATGACGTTGAACTGTTCAGAGACACGAAAAGGGATGCCTGGACCCGTGTGAATGATACACAATACACTGTGAAGGATGCATTGATGTATGACAACATCACTATCAACGTGAGAACACCTGGATCAGCTACTAACAACAAAGAAACGTATAATG tgttcaaaattaaaaccaaGGTAGGAGACACAGTGAATCTATCATGGACAGCGTCGTTCTTTCCTGTCGCTGGACAATATAATGTCTACCATACATATAGCGAAAACACAACCATTTTCAGTATAAGAAGCAATGGAGTAAGTTATGGAGAAAGTAATCAGTCGACAAAGTATACATACCTCACCAGACCGTTGACTTCCACTAACATTATGTTTGAGATAAGGGACATAACTCTGGATGACGCTGGATATTACAATGGTGGAGTGTTTGCTGAAGCTGCATGGACAGGTGGAGGTGTTGTACTGATTGTTTCCA acAAACCCTCCAAGCCGAAGATAACAGGAGACTTTAACGTTGAGGTCAATAGCTACATTACACTGACGTGTTCTAGTCAATCCACCTCAGTCCCTGACTACTACTCCGAGCTCCTCACCTTGTCCTACACCTGGTTGGTCAACGAAACAAAGATGGGTGGAGAAATCAGAGATACTCTAAGATTAAAAGTAACTAAAGATCTCAAGTACAACAAGTATATGTGTACAGCGAGAGAAGAAGACATGGAGTCTGACAGGAGTGATCCAGTACAGATTAACCCTCTGT ACGGACCGGAAACAATAAAATTCACTCCAGAACCTATATTGAACAGCAATGACAAACTAACGGTAAGGGAATGGGAGACTATTGGTCCCTTTGTTTGTACAGCGGATTGCAATCCAACCTGTAGTATAACGTGGAAAGTAAAATACTTCGAAGTATTCAGTGATGCTCGTTTTGAGAGGGGGACACTATCCAAACAAGCAGTGCAGAGGGGTATGCAGTTATTCCGATGCATAGCAGATCGGGGAAGTAATACATTGAAACAAATCATTCGGCTTGATGTCCAAT ATTTAGATGATActctcttgtatattaatgACCAAACAAAAAGTAATATCGAGTTGAATGAATACGCGCCATTGAGAATATCGTGCCAAGTGGATGGAAACCCCGCCCCCACAATACGTCTCAGTAGGGGTCAGGCAGACAATGTACTGGAACAGAAACAGGGGACCTGGCTGAACTACACCATAGACACGGCTCAATGTACCCACACAGACACGTATAAATGTAGAGGGACTTCTACAGGATTCAACAACACAGATAAAGTGATAAACATCAAcgttctat GTAACACCAGATTTGATAGAGCCGGTAGTTTCAAATCCACATATGGGTCAAAAAGTGGAATGGATACCACAATAAATGTTGCTGTTCCAATCATTGCTAACCCTCCTCCACAATTATCTGACTTCAAGTGGGACGGTCCTGTGCAAGTGTCTGTGACGTCAACTATTTCTACAGGAGATGTGTCCTACAAACATGTGATCGAAAGCTTCATCCCCGTGAAGGATCATACTTATTTTGGAAACTACACACTGTCATGCAAAGGACAAACAGTCACTAGAATCACAATCAACGCTGAAG ACGTACCACAAACCCCCTCTAACTTCACTGGATATTCCTACGCCATCGGCTCCGTCAATTTGACCTGGGTGTCCGGCTTCAATGGCGGACCTGAGCAATTTTTCATACTGTCTGCAATGGAAGGTCCCAATTGGAAAGTAATTGGAAACGTATCAGATCCAGGAGAAGGAAGACTTGTCTATTTCGACCCGGAGTTTTTGTCCCCGGGTCAAGAATATTTGTTTCGAATACAGAGCTGTAACAGGATAAACTGTTCTTTACTTTCTGCTGATACAAGAGTTACAGTGAAAG CAATACCCAGCCAGTCAAATTTGGCGAACCAGGGTGGGACCATTGGCGCCTTGCTGGCTGGCTTTGTGATCATTGTTCTGGTGGCTGTTATCCTAGCTCTGTACTTCTTGAAGAGAAAGAAGATCGAGAAAAAGCGAGAAAGCGTCAAAC tggACGACAGAAGACAACCTGATGTAGTACTGTACGCTTCTGTTGACAAAAGTGACCAGAAGAGAACTAAAAACAATGCTGACGTAGTGCTGAATGACGTCATAGGAGATAAAAAAG ACAACAGCCCGGCGCCTTGTTGTGACATGTACGCATCTGTAGACAAGAGTTTActaaagaaaaaaggaaaacaacACGACGCTAATACAAATG AAGAACACGAGAATCTGTATGCAAACTCGGAAGAAACTAAACCTGCAATCAAACCAATCAGAGGTCAGAAAGgcaaaaggtcaaaggtcaaaagggGAAGTAAAGGACAGGAACAAAAGGATACTGGGGCAAACGGCGAATACGGGAACGTCGAGTCTAGGAAAGTCGTAAGTGCGATCGAATTATCATGTGAACAAGTTATCTAA
- the LOC105336863 gene encoding uncharacterized protein isoform X2, with product MVFLLALYISSFGLICPVQGQNLQLSAKFMSGNVIFKWISSNYSSYDVELFRDTKRDAWTRVNDTQYTVKDALMYDNITINVRTPGSATNNKETYNVFKIKTKVGDTVNLSWTASFFPVAGQYNVYHTYSENTTIFSIRSNGVSYGESNQSTKYTYLTRPLTSTNIMFEIRDITLDDAGYYNGGVFAEAAWTGGGVVLIVSNKPSKPKITGDFNVEVNSYITLTCSSQSTSVPDYYSELLTLSYTWLVNETKMGGEIRDTLRLKVTKDLKYNKYMCTAREEDMESDRSDPVQINPLYGPETIKFTPEPILNSNDKLTVREWETIGPFVCTADCNPTCSITWKVKYFEVFSDARFERGTLSKQAVQRGMQLFRCIADRGSNTLKQIIRLDVQYLDDTLLYINDQTKSNIELNEYAPLRISCQVDGNPAPTIRLSRGQADNVLEQKQGTWLNYTIDTAQCTHTDTYKCRGTSTGFNNTDKVININVLCNTRFDRAGSFKSTYGSKSGMDTTINVAVPIIANPPPQLSDFKWDGPVQVSVTSTISTGDVSYKHVIESFIPVKDHTYFGNYTLSCKGQTVTRITINAEDVPQTPSNFTGYSYAIGSVNLTWVSGFNGGPEQFFILSAMEGPNWKVIGNVSDPGEGRLVYFDPEFLSPGQEYLFRIQSCNRINCSLLSADTRVTVKAIPSQSNLANQGGTIGALLAGFVIIVLVAVILALYFLKRKKIEKKRESVKLDDRRQPDVVLYASVDKSDQKRTKNNADVVLNDVIGDKKEEHENLYANSEETKPAIKPIRGQKGKRSKVKRGSKGQEQKDTGANGEYGNVESRKVNQDGLIYIDVDFSNYTGSQTTDQNPLIHGDDDRTEYTFVDFTKKAPPMQETGDEEQK from the exons ATGGTGTTTTTGTTAGCATTGTATATCAGTAGCTTTGGACTTATCTGTCCCGTACAAG GTCAAAACTTACAATTATCAGCTAAATTTATGTCgggaaatgtgatttttaaatgGATTTCCTCTAACTATTCCTCCTATGACGTTGAACTGTTCAGAGACACGAAAAGGGATGCCTGGACCCGTGTGAATGATACACAATACACTGTGAAGGATGCATTGATGTATGACAACATCACTATCAACGTGAGAACACCTGGATCAGCTACTAACAACAAAGAAACGTATAATG tgttcaaaattaaaaccaaGGTAGGAGACACAGTGAATCTATCATGGACAGCGTCGTTCTTTCCTGTCGCTGGACAATATAATGTCTACCATACATATAGCGAAAACACAACCATTTTCAGTATAAGAAGCAATGGAGTAAGTTATGGAGAAAGTAATCAGTCGACAAAGTATACATACCTCACCAGACCGTTGACTTCCACTAACATTATGTTTGAGATAAGGGACATAACTCTGGATGACGCTGGATATTACAATGGTGGAGTGTTTGCTGAAGCTGCATGGACAGGTGGAGGTGTTGTACTGATTGTTTCCA acAAACCCTCCAAGCCGAAGATAACAGGAGACTTTAACGTTGAGGTCAATAGCTACATTACACTGACGTGTTCTAGTCAATCCACCTCAGTCCCTGACTACTACTCCGAGCTCCTCACCTTGTCCTACACCTGGTTGGTCAACGAAACAAAGATGGGTGGAGAAATCAGAGATACTCTAAGATTAAAAGTAACTAAAGATCTCAAGTACAACAAGTATATGTGTACAGCGAGAGAAGAAGACATGGAGTCTGACAGGAGTGATCCAGTACAGATTAACCCTCTGT ACGGACCGGAAACAATAAAATTCACTCCAGAACCTATATTGAACAGCAATGACAAACTAACGGTAAGGGAATGGGAGACTATTGGTCCCTTTGTTTGTACAGCGGATTGCAATCCAACCTGTAGTATAACGTGGAAAGTAAAATACTTCGAAGTATTCAGTGATGCTCGTTTTGAGAGGGGGACACTATCCAAACAAGCAGTGCAGAGGGGTATGCAGTTATTCCGATGCATAGCAGATCGGGGAAGTAATACATTGAAACAAATCATTCGGCTTGATGTCCAAT ATTTAGATGATActctcttgtatattaatgACCAAACAAAAAGTAATATCGAGTTGAATGAATACGCGCCATTGAGAATATCGTGCCAAGTGGATGGAAACCCCGCCCCCACAATACGTCTCAGTAGGGGTCAGGCAGACAATGTACTGGAACAGAAACAGGGGACCTGGCTGAACTACACCATAGACACGGCTCAATGTACCCACACAGACACGTATAAATGTAGAGGGACTTCTACAGGATTCAACAACACAGATAAAGTGATAAACATCAAcgttctat GTAACACCAGATTTGATAGAGCCGGTAGTTTCAAATCCACATATGGGTCAAAAAGTGGAATGGATACCACAATAAATGTTGCTGTTCCAATCATTGCTAACCCTCCTCCACAATTATCTGACTTCAAGTGGGACGGTCCTGTGCAAGTGTCTGTGACGTCAACTATTTCTACAGGAGATGTGTCCTACAAACATGTGATCGAAAGCTTCATCCCCGTGAAGGATCATACTTATTTTGGAAACTACACACTGTCATGCAAAGGACAAACAGTCACTAGAATCACAATCAACGCTGAAG ACGTACCACAAACCCCCTCTAACTTCACTGGATATTCCTACGCCATCGGCTCCGTCAATTTGACCTGGGTGTCCGGCTTCAATGGCGGACCTGAGCAATTTTTCATACTGTCTGCAATGGAAGGTCCCAATTGGAAAGTAATTGGAAACGTATCAGATCCAGGAGAAGGAAGACTTGTCTATTTCGACCCGGAGTTTTTGTCCCCGGGTCAAGAATATTTGTTTCGAATACAGAGCTGTAACAGGATAAACTGTTCTTTACTTTCTGCTGATACAAGAGTTACAGTGAAAG CAATACCCAGCCAGTCAAATTTGGCGAACCAGGGTGGGACCATTGGCGCCTTGCTGGCTGGCTTTGTGATCATTGTTCTGGTGGCTGTTATCCTAGCTCTGTACTTCTTGAAGAGAAAGAAGATCGAGAAAAAGCGAGAAAGCGTCAAAC tggACGACAGAAGACAACCTGATGTAGTACTGTACGCTTCTGTTGACAAAAGTGACCAGAAGAGAACTAAAAACAATGCTGACGTAGTGCTGAATGACGTCATAGGAGATAAAAAAG AAGAACACGAGAATCTGTATGCAAACTCGGAAGAAACTAAACCTGCAATCAAACCAATCAGAGGTCAGAAAGgcaaaaggtcaaaggtcaaaagggGAAGTAAAGGACAGGAACAAAAGGATACTGGGGCAAACGGCGAATACGGGAACGTCGAGTCTAGGAAAGTC
- the LOC105336863 gene encoding uncharacterized protein isoform X1, translated as MVFLLALYISSFGLICPVQGQNLQLSAKFMSGNVIFKWISSNYSSYDVELFRDTKRDAWTRVNDTQYTVKDALMYDNITINVRTPGSATNNKETYNVFKIKTKVGDTVNLSWTASFFPVAGQYNVYHTYSENTTIFSIRSNGVSYGESNQSTKYTYLTRPLTSTNIMFEIRDITLDDAGYYNGGVFAEAAWTGGGVVLIVSNKPSKPKITGDFNVEVNSYITLTCSSQSTSVPDYYSELLTLSYTWLVNETKMGGEIRDTLRLKVTKDLKYNKYMCTAREEDMESDRSDPVQINPLYGPETIKFTPEPILNSNDKLTVREWETIGPFVCTADCNPTCSITWKVKYFEVFSDARFERGTLSKQAVQRGMQLFRCIADRGSNTLKQIIRLDVQYLDDTLLYINDQTKSNIELNEYAPLRISCQVDGNPAPTIRLSRGQADNVLEQKQGTWLNYTIDTAQCTHTDTYKCRGTSTGFNNTDKVININVLCNTRFDRAGSFKSTYGSKSGMDTTINVAVPIIANPPPQLSDFKWDGPVQVSVTSTISTGDVSYKHVIESFIPVKDHTYFGNYTLSCKGQTVTRITINAEDVPQTPSNFTGYSYAIGSVNLTWVSGFNGGPEQFFILSAMEGPNWKVIGNVSDPGEGRLVYFDPEFLSPGQEYLFRIQSCNRINCSLLSADTRVTVKAIPSQSNLANQGGTIGALLAGFVIIVLVAVILALYFLKRKKIEKKRESVKLDDRRQPDVVLYASVDKSDQKRTKNNADVVLNDVIGDKKDNSPAPCCDMYASVDKSLLKKKGKQHDANTNEEHENLYANSEETKPAIKPIRGQKGKRSKVKRGSKGQEQKDTGANGEYGNVESRKVNQDGLIYIDVDFSNYTGSQTTDQNPLIHGDDDRTEYTFVDFTKKAPPMQETGDEEQK; from the exons ATGGTGTTTTTGTTAGCATTGTATATCAGTAGCTTTGGACTTATCTGTCCCGTACAAG GTCAAAACTTACAATTATCAGCTAAATTTATGTCgggaaatgtgatttttaaatgGATTTCCTCTAACTATTCCTCCTATGACGTTGAACTGTTCAGAGACACGAAAAGGGATGCCTGGACCCGTGTGAATGATACACAATACACTGTGAAGGATGCATTGATGTATGACAACATCACTATCAACGTGAGAACACCTGGATCAGCTACTAACAACAAAGAAACGTATAATG tgttcaaaattaaaaccaaGGTAGGAGACACAGTGAATCTATCATGGACAGCGTCGTTCTTTCCTGTCGCTGGACAATATAATGTCTACCATACATATAGCGAAAACACAACCATTTTCAGTATAAGAAGCAATGGAGTAAGTTATGGAGAAAGTAATCAGTCGACAAAGTATACATACCTCACCAGACCGTTGACTTCCACTAACATTATGTTTGAGATAAGGGACATAACTCTGGATGACGCTGGATATTACAATGGTGGAGTGTTTGCTGAAGCTGCATGGACAGGTGGAGGTGTTGTACTGATTGTTTCCA acAAACCCTCCAAGCCGAAGATAACAGGAGACTTTAACGTTGAGGTCAATAGCTACATTACACTGACGTGTTCTAGTCAATCCACCTCAGTCCCTGACTACTACTCCGAGCTCCTCACCTTGTCCTACACCTGGTTGGTCAACGAAACAAAGATGGGTGGAGAAATCAGAGATACTCTAAGATTAAAAGTAACTAAAGATCTCAAGTACAACAAGTATATGTGTACAGCGAGAGAAGAAGACATGGAGTCTGACAGGAGTGATCCAGTACAGATTAACCCTCTGT ACGGACCGGAAACAATAAAATTCACTCCAGAACCTATATTGAACAGCAATGACAAACTAACGGTAAGGGAATGGGAGACTATTGGTCCCTTTGTTTGTACAGCGGATTGCAATCCAACCTGTAGTATAACGTGGAAAGTAAAATACTTCGAAGTATTCAGTGATGCTCGTTTTGAGAGGGGGACACTATCCAAACAAGCAGTGCAGAGGGGTATGCAGTTATTCCGATGCATAGCAGATCGGGGAAGTAATACATTGAAACAAATCATTCGGCTTGATGTCCAAT ATTTAGATGATActctcttgtatattaatgACCAAACAAAAAGTAATATCGAGTTGAATGAATACGCGCCATTGAGAATATCGTGCCAAGTGGATGGAAACCCCGCCCCCACAATACGTCTCAGTAGGGGTCAGGCAGACAATGTACTGGAACAGAAACAGGGGACCTGGCTGAACTACACCATAGACACGGCTCAATGTACCCACACAGACACGTATAAATGTAGAGGGACTTCTACAGGATTCAACAACACAGATAAAGTGATAAACATCAAcgttctat GTAACACCAGATTTGATAGAGCCGGTAGTTTCAAATCCACATATGGGTCAAAAAGTGGAATGGATACCACAATAAATGTTGCTGTTCCAATCATTGCTAACCCTCCTCCACAATTATCTGACTTCAAGTGGGACGGTCCTGTGCAAGTGTCTGTGACGTCAACTATTTCTACAGGAGATGTGTCCTACAAACATGTGATCGAAAGCTTCATCCCCGTGAAGGATCATACTTATTTTGGAAACTACACACTGTCATGCAAAGGACAAACAGTCACTAGAATCACAATCAACGCTGAAG ACGTACCACAAACCCCCTCTAACTTCACTGGATATTCCTACGCCATCGGCTCCGTCAATTTGACCTGGGTGTCCGGCTTCAATGGCGGACCTGAGCAATTTTTCATACTGTCTGCAATGGAAGGTCCCAATTGGAAAGTAATTGGAAACGTATCAGATCCAGGAGAAGGAAGACTTGTCTATTTCGACCCGGAGTTTTTGTCCCCGGGTCAAGAATATTTGTTTCGAATACAGAGCTGTAACAGGATAAACTGTTCTTTACTTTCTGCTGATACAAGAGTTACAGTGAAAG CAATACCCAGCCAGTCAAATTTGGCGAACCAGGGTGGGACCATTGGCGCCTTGCTGGCTGGCTTTGTGATCATTGTTCTGGTGGCTGTTATCCTAGCTCTGTACTTCTTGAAGAGAAAGAAGATCGAGAAAAAGCGAGAAAGCGTCAAAC tggACGACAGAAGACAACCTGATGTAGTACTGTACGCTTCTGTTGACAAAAGTGACCAGAAGAGAACTAAAAACAATGCTGACGTAGTGCTGAATGACGTCATAGGAGATAAAAAAG ACAACAGCCCGGCGCCTTGTTGTGACATGTACGCATCTGTAGACAAGAGTTTActaaagaaaaaaggaaaacaacACGACGCTAATACAAATG AAGAACACGAGAATCTGTATGCAAACTCGGAAGAAACTAAACCTGCAATCAAACCAATCAGAGGTCAGAAAGgcaaaaggtcaaaggtcaaaagggGAAGTAAAGGACAGGAACAAAAGGATACTGGGGCAAACGGCGAATACGGGAACGTCGAGTCTAGGAAAGTC